Proteins encoded within one genomic window of Synechococcus sp. PCC 7335:
- the rplU gene encoding 50S ribosomal protein L21: MAYAIIAAGGTQLRVEPGRFYDINRLPMEADEKITIDKVLMVENAGEVSIGQPLVEDASVSGTIVSHLRGKKVIVYKMQPKKKTRKKQGHRQDLTRVMIDSITVGGNTISSDSSDGSDSDSSD; encoded by the coding sequence ATGGCGTATGCAATCATTGCAGCAGGCGGTACTCAGCTTAGAGTTGAGCCAGGACGATTTTATGATATCAATCGTCTACCGATGGAAGCAGATGAAAAGATTACGATTGATAAGGTCTTGATGGTTGAAAACGCTGGCGAAGTCAGTATTGGTCAGCCACTAGTAGAAGATGCTTCAGTCAGTGGAACGATTGTTAGCCATCTGCGCGGCAAGAAGGTTATTGTCTATAAGATGCAGCCAAAGAAGAAGACTCGTAAAAAGCAGGGACATCGTCAAGATCTCACCCGAGTGATGATTGATTCGATTACGGTAGGTGGTAACACGATCTCGTCTGATTCTTCTGATGGCAGCGATTCCGACAGCAGCGATTAA
- a CDS encoding 50S ribosomal protein L27, producing TKYHVGENVGIGGDDTLFALIDGVVTFERKGKNRKKISVYPTAV from the coding sequence ACTAAGTATCATGTTGGCGAAAATGTCGGCATTGGCGGCGATGATACTTTGTTCGCGCTAATTGATGGTGTAGTGACATTTGAACGTAAAGGCAAGAACCGAAAAAAGATTAGTGTCTATCCTACTGCTGTGTAG